The Micromonospora krabiensis genome window below encodes:
- a CDS encoding amino acid ABC transporter permease, with protein MKLRRRQRERLSLWLQYLAFVVVVAAVAFAADWGRLGEAFFRVDIIKSMFPTVITVALRNTVLYTLGAFAFGLVFGTILALMRLSRVAPYRWLATAYIELFRGLPALLVLFLVGYGIPIAFPEREIPGGVFGSIAIGLGLTAAAYMAETIRAGIQAVPRGQMEAARTLGMSHFTAMRTIVIPQAFRIVIPPLTNELILLTKDSSLAYVLGVTAQTIEITKFGRDTLNDRVNATPLLVAGFTYLIITLPLSQVVRRLELRYAKAR; from the coding sequence GTGAAGCTGCGGCGCCGTCAGCGGGAGCGGCTGTCCCTCTGGCTCCAGTACCTGGCCTTCGTCGTCGTCGTCGCCGCGGTGGCCTTCGCCGCGGACTGGGGCCGGCTCGGCGAGGCCTTCTTCCGCGTCGACATCATCAAGTCGATGTTCCCGACGGTCATCACCGTCGCGCTGCGCAACACGGTCCTCTACACGCTGGGCGCGTTCGCCTTCGGCCTCGTGTTCGGCACCATCCTCGCCCTGATGCGGCTGTCCCGGGTGGCCCCGTACCGCTGGCTGGCGACGGCCTATATCGAGCTGTTCCGGGGCCTGCCCGCGCTCCTGGTGCTCTTCCTCGTCGGGTACGGCATCCCCATCGCCTTCCCCGAGCGGGAGATCCCGGGTGGCGTGTTCGGTTCGATCGCGATCGGTCTCGGCCTGACCGCCGCCGCCTACATGGCGGAGACCATCCGGGCCGGCATCCAGGCGGTGCCCCGCGGCCAGATGGAGGCGGCGCGCACCCTCGGCATGTCGCACTTCACCGCGATGCGCACGATCGTCATCCCGCAGGCGTTCCGGATCGTGATCCCCCCGCTGACGAACGAACTCATCCTGCTCACCAAGGACTCGTCGCTCGCCTACGTGCTGGGCGTGACGGCGCAGACCATCGAGATCACCAAGTTCGGCCGGGACACGCTCAACGACCGGGTGAACGCCACGCCACTGCTGGTCGCCGGCTTCACCTATCTGATCATCACCCTGCCCCTGTCCCAGGTGGTACGCCGCCTCGAACTCCGCTACGCCAAGGCCCGGTGA
- a CDS encoding basic amino acid ABC transporter substrate-binding protein yields the protein MTFHRAARKAGLVAAVAALALSAAGCAKKDEGEVQAGGVKLVEKGALTVCTHLPYAPFQSKDAGGKVVGFDVDVMDLVAKDLGVEQKIVDTPFEGIKSGQDLNTGKCDAAAAGMTITEERQKVMNFSDPYFDATQAMLVKTGKAYKSLDDLKGKKLGVQASTTGRDYAKKFEQEKDLQLVEFEDLAALQQALANGQVEAAINDLPVWTEYIKDNPGGFEVTAEFDTGEQYGFSVKKDANPELLKKINEVLAKAKQDGTYDKIYEKWIGKQPAK from the coding sequence GTGACTTTCCATCGCGCAGCCCGCAAGGCAGGACTCGTCGCGGCCGTCGCCGCGCTCGCACTGAGCGCCGCCGGATGCGCCAAGAAGGACGAGGGTGAGGTCCAGGCCGGCGGGGTCAAGCTCGTCGAGAAGGGCGCGCTGACCGTCTGCACCCACCTGCCGTACGCGCCGTTCCAGTCCAAGGACGCCGGCGGCAAGGTCGTCGGGTTCGACGTCGACGTGATGGACCTGGTCGCCAAGGATCTGGGCGTCGAACAGAAGATCGTCGACACCCCGTTCGAGGGGATCAAGTCCGGCCAGGACCTGAACACCGGCAAGTGCGACGCGGCCGCCGCCGGCATGACGATCACCGAAGAGCGGCAGAAGGTGATGAACTTCTCCGACCCGTACTTCGACGCGACGCAGGCGATGCTGGTCAAGACGGGCAAGGCGTACAAGTCGCTCGACGACCTCAAGGGCAAGAAGCTCGGCGTCCAGGCCTCCACCACCGGCCGCGACTACGCCAAGAAGTTCGAGCAGGAGAAGGACCTCCAGCTCGTCGAGTTCGAGGACCTCGCCGCCCTGCAGCAGGCCCTCGCCAACGGCCAGGTCGAGGCCGCCATCAACGACCTGCCGGTCTGGACCGAGTACATCAAGGACAACCCGGGCGGGTTCGAGGTGACGGCGGAGTTCGACACCGGCGAGCAGTACGGCTTCTCGGTGAAGAAGGACGCCAACCCGGAGCTGCTCAAGAAGATCAACGAGGTGCTGGCCAAGGCCAAGCAGGACGGCACCTACGACAAGATCTACGAGAAGTGGATCGGCAAGCAGCCGGCCAAGTGA
- a CDS encoding winged helix DNA-binding domain-containing protein: MPVRLTASEALDLRMTSLLLRPHPGVAPGTVADVVQWFGAMQAQDLASGLWSLGARLPGFTQADVRAALERREALRTWPMRGTVHLVPSRDARWMLELTGVRTLAAAATRRAALGLTDADADRALDVLGAALAGGGRLTRAECLARLAAAGIGVDGQRGYHLLSHASLSGVTCLAPNVGTEQTFALLDEWAPAPHRPDRDEALALLARRYLRSHGPVTDREFAGWTGLTLTDARRGLAAAGDVLATVEVDAVAMLVDAALLDAPRAAVDDLLVLPGFDEYLLGYRDRTLMLDPAHREAVVPGGNGVFQATVVHRGRVVGTWKRTIGARRVTVAVRPLAPLDRPRVERALGHYARFLDLPLRVDWPA; this comes from the coding sequence ATGCCGGTGCGGCTCACCGCGAGCGAGGCGCTCGACCTGCGGATGACCAGCCTGCTGCTGCGCCCGCACCCCGGCGTCGCGCCGGGCACGGTCGCCGACGTGGTGCAGTGGTTCGGCGCCATGCAGGCCCAGGACCTGGCCAGCGGCCTCTGGTCCCTCGGCGCCCGACTGCCCGGTTTCACCCAGGCCGACGTGCGGGCCGCGCTGGAACGGCGGGAGGCCCTGCGCACCTGGCCGATGCGGGGCACCGTCCACCTCGTCCCCTCCCGCGACGCGCGGTGGATGCTGGAGTTGACCGGCGTGCGCACGCTGGCCGCCGCGGCGACCCGCCGCGCCGCCCTCGGTCTCACCGACGCCGACGCGGATCGCGCGCTGGACGTGCTCGGGGCGGCCCTCGCCGGCGGCGGCCGACTCACCCGCGCCGAGTGCCTGGCCCGGCTCGCCGCGGCCGGCATCGGCGTCGACGGTCAGCGCGGCTACCACCTGTTGTCGCACGCGAGCCTGTCCGGCGTGACCTGCCTCGCGCCCAACGTCGGCACCGAGCAGACGTTCGCGCTGCTCGACGAGTGGGCGCCGGCCCCGCACCGGCCCGACCGGGACGAGGCACTGGCCCTGCTCGCCCGTCGTTACCTGCGCTCCCACGGCCCGGTCACCGACCGGGAGTTCGCCGGTTGGACGGGGCTGACGCTCACCGACGCCCGCCGCGGGCTGGCCGCGGCCGGCGACGTCCTCGCCACCGTCGAGGTCGACGCGGTGGCGATGCTCGTCGACGCCGCGCTGCTCGACGCGCCCCGGGCCGCGGTCGACGACCTGCTGGTGCTGCCCGGCTTCGACGAGTACCTGCTCGGCTACCGGGACCGCACGCTGATGCTCGACCCGGCGCACCGCGAGGCGGTGGTCCCGGGCGGCAACGGTGTCTTCCAGGCCACCGTGGTCCATAGGGGCCGGGTGGTGGGCACGTGGAAGCGCACGATCGGCGCCCGCCGGGTCACGGTTGCCGTGCGTCCGCTGGCCCCGCTCGACCGACCCCGCGTCGAGCGGGCCCTCGGTCACTACGCGCGGTTTCTCGACCTGCCGCTGCGCGTCGACTGGCCGGCCTGA
- the wrbA gene encoding NAD(P)H:quinone oxidoreductase, which yields MMAQVKVAVIYYSATGTTYQMAQAACEAAGDAGADVRLRKVRELAPAEAIRSNSGWQAHHLETQDVPEAQLDDLSWADVVIFGTPTRYGVMAAQLKQFIDTSGPLWAQGALVNKVYAGFCTTGTSHGGQEATLLSMFNVFYHWGGIVVTPGYTDTSQFIAGNPYGASHTSNNGEVAPDDIALTATALTARRAVQIGTAVKKGLAG from the coding sequence CTGATGGCCCAGGTCAAGGTCGCGGTGATCTACTACAGCGCCACCGGTACCACGTACCAGATGGCGCAGGCGGCCTGCGAGGCCGCCGGGGACGCGGGCGCGGACGTACGCCTGCGCAAGGTGCGCGAGTTGGCGCCGGCCGAGGCGATCCGCTCCAACTCCGGCTGGCAGGCGCACCACCTGGAGACCCAGGACGTGCCCGAGGCGCAACTCGACGACCTGTCCTGGGCCGACGTGGTGATCTTCGGGACGCCCACCCGGTACGGGGTGATGGCGGCGCAGCTCAAGCAGTTCATCGACACCAGCGGGCCGCTGTGGGCGCAGGGCGCCCTGGTCAACAAGGTGTACGCGGGCTTCTGCACGACCGGCACCAGCCACGGTGGCCAGGAGGCGACGCTGCTGTCGATGTTCAACGTGTTCTACCACTGGGGCGGGATCGTGGTCACCCCCGGTTACACCGACACCAGCCAGTTCATCGCCGGCAACCCGTACGGGGCGTCGCACACGAGCAACAACGGTGAGGTCGCGCCGGACGACATCGCGCTGACCGCCACCGCGCTGACCGCTCGCCGGGCCGTGCAGATCGGTACGGCGGTGAAGAAGGGCCTCGCCGGCTGA
- a CDS encoding anthranilate synthase family protein, which translates to MTHLHDLLAAVSRGTDPGPFALVRRADADQLELFTGATRTVDRLADIPLPEGVSGPRTLALVPYRQITERGFACVDDGTPLECLLVTGHERVDLAEALAALPDRPVRTTDAAFDIGDDEYAATVGRVLADEIGHGEGANFVIHRTLTATVQDPPLAAALAALRRLLVNERGAYWTFVVHTGTRTLVGASPERHVSVDDGLVMMNPISGTFRHTGTTPDHDALLRFLADPKEVEELYMVLDEELKMMATVAEHGGQVVGPYLKEMSHLAHTEYLLAGRGTRDVREVLRETMFAPTVTGSPMENACRVIARHERTGRRYYAGVLALLGHDDAGRQTLDAPILIRTAEISPTGALRVPVGATLVRHSTAAGEVAETHAKAAAVLAALGLGPQAATAGREPTARLADDPRVRAALAARNAPLARFWLDQRAPGAAERRELVGRRVLIVDGEDTFTGMLAHQLRALGLTVTLRPWHTPGTIRAYDLVLVGPGPGDPGSATDPKMAALRALLTDLLAHGQPTLAVCLGHQLLAGLLGLPAHRRDAPYQGLQRQIRIFGAPRRVGFYATFTARADADRLDTAYGPVELARDEDDGAVHALRGRGFAGMQFHPESVLSPDGLTVLADLLGWLLPPAGTPVGSGLTGTTTADGA; encoded by the coding sequence ATGACCCACCTGCACGACCTGCTCGCCGCGGTGTCCCGCGGCACCGACCCCGGCCCGTTCGCCCTGGTCCGCCGCGCCGACGCCGACCAGCTGGAGCTGTTCACCGGCGCCACCCGCACCGTCGACCGGCTGGCCGACATCCCCCTGCCCGAGGGCGTGTCCGGGCCCCGCACGCTGGCCCTGGTCCCCTACCGGCAGATCACCGAACGCGGCTTCGCCTGCGTCGACGACGGCACCCCCCTGGAATGCCTACTGGTCACCGGGCACGAACGGGTCGACCTGGCCGAGGCCCTGGCCGCCCTGCCCGACCGGCCCGTACGCACCACCGACGCGGCCTTCGACATCGGCGACGACGAGTACGCGGCGACCGTCGGCCGGGTGCTCGCCGACGAGATCGGCCACGGTGAGGGCGCCAACTTCGTCATCCACCGCACCCTGACCGCGACCGTGCAGGACCCACCCCTGGCCGCCGCCCTCGCCGCGCTGCGCCGACTGCTGGTCAACGAGCGCGGCGCCTACTGGACCTTCGTCGTGCACACCGGCACCCGGACGCTCGTCGGCGCCAGCCCGGAACGACACGTCAGCGTCGACGACGGCCTCGTCATGATGAACCCGATCAGCGGCACCTTCCGACACACCGGCACGACGCCCGACCACGACGCCCTGCTGCGCTTCCTCGCCGACCCCAAGGAGGTCGAGGAGCTGTACATGGTGCTCGACGAGGAGCTGAAGATGATGGCCACCGTCGCCGAGCACGGCGGCCAGGTCGTCGGCCCCTACCTCAAGGAGATGTCCCACCTGGCGCACACCGAGTACCTGCTCGCCGGGCGGGGCACCCGCGACGTCCGCGAGGTGCTGCGCGAGACGATGTTCGCGCCCACCGTCACCGGCAGCCCCATGGAGAACGCCTGCCGGGTGATCGCCCGGCACGAACGCACCGGCCGCCGCTACTACGCCGGCGTGCTCGCGCTGCTCGGCCACGACGACGCCGGCCGGCAGACCCTCGACGCGCCGATCCTCATCCGCACCGCCGAGATCTCCCCCACCGGGGCGCTGCGCGTGCCGGTCGGCGCCACCCTCGTGCGGCACTCGACCGCCGCCGGCGAGGTCGCCGAGACCCACGCCAAGGCCGCCGCCGTGCTCGCCGCCCTCGGACTCGGCCCCCAGGCGGCCACCGCCGGCCGGGAGCCGACGGCCCGGCTCGCCGACGACCCCCGGGTACGGGCCGCGCTCGCCGCCCGCAACGCGCCGCTGGCCCGCTTCTGGCTCGACCAGCGGGCGCCGGGCGCGGCCGAACGGCGCGAGCTCGTCGGCCGCCGCGTGCTCATCGTCGACGGTGAGGACACCTTCACCGGGATGCTGGCCCACCAACTGCGGGCGCTCGGCCTCACCGTGACGCTGCGGCCCTGGCACACCCCGGGCACCATCCGGGCGTACGACCTGGTGCTGGTCGGCCCCGGCCCGGGCGACCCGGGCAGCGCGACCGACCCCAAGATGGCGGCGCTGCGCGCGCTGCTGACCGACCTGCTCGCGCACGGGCAACCGACCCTCGCGGTCTGCCTCGGCCACCAACTGCTCGCCGGGCTGCTCGGCCTTCCGGCGCACCGCCGCGACGCCCCCTACCAGGGCCTGCAACGGCAGATCAGGATCTTCGGTGCGCCCCGCCGGGTCGGCTTCTACGCCACATTCACCGCCCGTGCCGACGCCGACCGGCTCGACACCGCGTACGGCCCGGTGGAGCTGGCCCGCGACGAGGACGACGGGGCCGTGCACGCGCTGCGCGGACGCGGCTTCGCCGGGATGCAGTTCCACCCGGAGTCGGTGCTCAGCCCGGACGGCCTGACCGTGCTGGCCGACCTGCTGGGGTGGCTGCTGCCACCTGCCGGCACGCCGGTCGGTTCGGGCCTGACCGGCACCACCACGGCCGACGGCGCATGA
- a CDS encoding FGGY family carbohydrate kinase: protein MNILALDLGTSSVRGLVLDADTQPMPGALARRKVSLAIGDDGTGTLVGPGYLACLLECLDELSEGGHLHEVGLVAVSAQWHSVVPLDAAGEPLGPVLTWLDTRPAPLPSARGPADAEDFHQRTGTWWHRSYWSVRLPWVRERSGARVARFAGLPEFVLGELLDEAPMSISQASGTGLLDLSTLTWDEEALALAGAGADVLPALAPLDWQGRLRPEYAKRWPALAEARWSAPVGDGGASNVGSGCVDESRAAVTVGTSAAVRLMQRVPAGAQLPYLPQRLWRYRVDHDHVVTGAAYSSGGNLFAWANRELRLPSGAELDAALALVPAGGGLPTDPRFGGDRPPGLAPAGTGQLRGLSFGTTAVDILAGLMQGLCELVAEDLTVLESTVDRQVEVVLGGGAVAASVWWRQAFATALAPRSVSHQRNPEIGATGAALVALGRFGEAVELADIGRMDDSVPPTTTGQ, encoded by the coding sequence ATGAACATTCTCGCGCTCGACCTGGGCACCTCCTCGGTGCGCGGCCTGGTGCTGGACGCGGACACCCAGCCGATGCCAGGTGCGCTGGCGCGGCGCAAGGTGAGCCTGGCCATCGGTGACGACGGCACGGGCACCCTGGTCGGCCCGGGCTACCTGGCGTGCCTGCTGGAGTGCCTGGACGAGTTGTCCGAGGGCGGGCACCTGCACGAGGTGGGCCTGGTCGCGGTCTCCGCACAGTGGCACTCGGTGGTCCCGCTGGACGCCGCGGGTGAGCCGCTCGGGCCGGTGCTGACGTGGCTGGACACCCGGCCGGCGCCGTTGCCGTCGGCGCGGGGCCCGGCCGACGCGGAGGACTTCCACCAGCGCACCGGCACGTGGTGGCACCGCTCGTACTGGTCGGTGCGGCTGCCGTGGGTGCGGGAGCGCTCCGGTGCCCGGGTGGCCCGTTTCGCCGGTCTGCCGGAGTTCGTGTTGGGCGAGCTTCTGGACGAGGCGCCGATGTCCATCTCGCAGGCGTCGGGGACGGGTCTGCTGGACCTGAGCACCCTCACCTGGGACGAGGAGGCGCTGGCGTTGGCCGGCGCCGGTGCGGACGTGCTGCCGGCGCTGGCACCACTGGACTGGCAGGGCCGGCTGCGTCCCGAGTACGCGAAGCGTTGGCCGGCGCTCGCCGAGGCCCGCTGGTCGGCGCCGGTGGGCGACGGTGGGGCGTCGAACGTGGGCTCGGGGTGTGTGGACGAGAGCCGGGCGGCGGTGACGGTGGGCACGTCGGCGGCCGTACGGCTGATGCAGCGGGTGCCGGCCGGCGCGCAGCTGCCGTACCTGCCGCAGCGGTTGTGGCGTTACCGCGTCGACCACGACCACGTGGTGACGGGGGCCGCCTATTCCTCCGGCGGCAACCTGTTCGCCTGGGCGAACCGGGAGCTGCGGCTGCCGTCGGGCGCCGAGCTGGACGCGGCGTTGGCGCTGGTGCCGGCCGGGGGTGGACTGCCCACGGATCCCCGCTTCGGCGGTGACCGCCCGCCGGGTCTGGCGCCGGCCGGCACCGGTCAGCTGCGCGGCCTGAGCTTCGGCACCACCGCGGTGGACATCCTCGCCGGTCTCATGCAGGGCCTGTGCGAGCTGGTGGCCGAGGACCTGACGGTGCTGGAGTCCACCGTCGACCGGCAGGTGGAGGTGGTGCTCGGTGGTGGCGCGGTGGCCGCGTCGGTGTGGTGGCGGCAGGCGTTCGCCACGGCGCTGGCCCCGCGGTCGGTGTCGCACCAACGCAACCCGGAGATCGGCGCTACGGGTGCGGCTCTGGTGGCGCTCGGCCGGTTCGGAGAGGCCGTCGAGTTGGCCGACATCGGCCGGATGGATGACTCGGTTCCGCCGACCACGACAGGACAGTAG
- a CDS encoding sensor histidine kinase, with product MGTGADPARGAVSHHRRRRFDVRVVPHRRRSPLRLRDWRMRTKLAAVLVIPSVAFLVLAGVQTRALVGQTTALSDFAEQVGIGREIAVVVHRLQQERDRSAGELAALRRDGSGPRRDEATAALAPLHRATDQAIVDLRRAAEPLADADASWRVAYSEVLEAYEQVVSIRATVPPAVLNSDTILSNYHRAVDALLNLLAEPTPGPDHPALSDAVLRYVQLARVKELSSRIRSQLYAAARGGGYGPEGQVVLSDLRAQQLTALGAFRVAATSEQIRRYDQTTLDPAFVDAARMEERTLPVGETVPVVLPAEQWWSASEGRQELLRQTEAGVLEDAVAQADEVSSRQLRDTLLVVGGIVAVLLVAVLISVLIGRSLARSMRLLRSQALRIAQVELPEALDRLRTVTGGVPEISVAPAVVRSLDEMGELAEAFVAVHRSAVSVAVEQALMRRNVNAMFVNLARRSQVLVERQLELLDELEREESSPDQLENLFKLDHLAARMRRNDESLLVLAGTESTRRWQRPVGLNTMLLAAAAEIEQYPRVRHESVADLHVVGHVVGELVHLFAELLENATAFSRPDTLVSVSAREEESGAVIEIVDRGLGMSPSALTQANEVLATPPAADVAAVERMGLFVVSHLASRLGVRVRLHGGEDGLVAVIRLPADLLAPAPPVSEEPPPRMVTAGPAAAVDLPVAGRPPVAVPRQARPVPVRAEDVLAPAASVPSGGGGWWSRQGPSTPVQAGPPAPPAAPVIGGTSARGLPVRVPMAQLAAVTRSARPEPAPAARHDPDPAAVGGMLSRLYGGVRRAEAEDTTEIPVPPLGGGHSEEGRQ from the coding sequence GTGGGCACAGGTGCGGACCCGGCGCGGGGCGCGGTGTCCCACCATCGTCGACGCCGCTTCGACGTCCGGGTCGTGCCCCACCGGCGGCGCTCTCCGCTGCGGCTGCGCGACTGGCGGATGCGTACGAAGCTCGCGGCGGTGCTGGTCATCCCATCGGTGGCGTTCCTCGTGCTCGCGGGTGTGCAGACCCGTGCCCTGGTCGGGCAGACCACCGCGCTGAGTGACTTCGCCGAGCAGGTCGGCATCGGTCGGGAGATCGCCGTGGTGGTGCACCGGCTGCAGCAGGAGCGGGACCGCTCGGCCGGTGAGTTGGCGGCGCTGCGCCGCGACGGCAGCGGCCCACGGCGTGACGAGGCGACCGCGGCGTTGGCGCCGCTGCACCGGGCGACGGATCAGGCCATCGTGGACCTACGTCGGGCGGCCGAGCCGTTGGCGGACGCGGACGCGTCCTGGCGGGTGGCCTACTCGGAGGTGCTGGAGGCGTACGAGCAGGTCGTGTCCATCCGGGCGACGGTGCCGCCGGCGGTGCTCAACAGCGACACGATCCTGAGCAACTACCACCGGGCCGTCGACGCGCTGCTCAACCTGCTGGCCGAGCCCACGCCCGGGCCGGACCATCCGGCGCTCAGCGACGCGGTGCTGCGCTACGTGCAGCTAGCCCGGGTCAAGGAGTTGTCCTCGCGCATCCGGTCGCAGCTCTACGCCGCCGCGCGCGGCGGCGGGTACGGTCCGGAGGGTCAGGTCGTCCTGTCCGACCTGCGCGCGCAGCAACTGACCGCGCTCGGCGCGTTCCGCGTGGCGGCGACCAGCGAGCAGATCCGCCGCTACGACCAGACGACGCTGGACCCGGCGTTCGTCGACGCGGCCCGCATGGAGGAACGGACTCTGCCGGTCGGTGAGACGGTGCCGGTGGTGCTGCCGGCGGAGCAGTGGTGGTCGGCCAGCGAGGGGCGTCAGGAGCTGCTGCGGCAGACCGAGGCGGGGGTGCTGGAGGACGCGGTGGCGCAGGCCGACGAGGTCAGCTCGCGCCAGCTGCGGGACACGCTGCTGGTGGTCGGCGGCATCGTCGCGGTGCTGCTGGTGGCGGTGCTCATCTCCGTCCTCATCGGTCGGTCGTTGGCCCGCTCGATGCGGCTGCTGCGCAGTCAGGCGCTGCGGATCGCGCAGGTGGAGCTGCCGGAGGCCCTGGACCGGCTGCGGACGGTCACCGGTGGCGTGCCGGAGATCTCGGTGGCGCCGGCGGTGGTCCGTTCGTTGGACGAGATGGGTGAGCTGGCCGAGGCGTTCGTCGCCGTGCACCGCAGCGCGGTCAGCGTCGCGGTGGAGCAGGCGCTGATGCGCCGCAACGTCAACGCGATGTTCGTCAACCTGGCCCGGCGCAGTCAGGTGCTGGTGGAGCGGCAGTTGGAGCTGCTCGACGAGCTGGAGCGCGAGGAGAGCAGCCCGGATCAGCTGGAGAACCTGTTCAAGCTGGACCATCTCGCCGCGCGTATGCGCCGTAACGACGAGAGCCTGTTGGTGCTCGCCGGCACCGAGTCCACCCGACGCTGGCAGCGTCCGGTCGGGTTGAACACGATGTTGCTGGCCGCGGCCGCGGAGATCGAGCAGTACCCGCGGGTCCGGCACGAGTCGGTCGCCGACCTGCACGTCGTGGGTCACGTGGTGGGCGAGCTGGTGCACCTGTTCGCGGAGTTGCTGGAGAACGCGACCGCCTTCTCCCGGCCGGACACGCTGGTGTCGGTGAGCGCGCGCGAGGAGGAGTCGGGCGCCGTCATCGAGATCGTCGACCGGGGTCTGGGGATGAGTCCGAGCGCGCTGACCCAGGCGAACGAGGTGCTCGCCACCCCGCCGGCGGCCGACGTCGCCGCGGTGGAGCGGATGGGTCTGTTCGTGGTCAGCCATCTGGCGTCCCGGCTGGGTGTTCGGGTGCGGCTGCACGGCGGGGAGGACGGCCTGGTGGCGGTGATCCGGCTGCCGGCGGACCTGCTGGCGCCCGCGCCGCCGGTGAGCGAGGAGCCGCCGCCGCGGATGGTGACGGCGGGGCCGGCCGCCGCCGTGGATCTGCCGGTGGCGGGTCGCCCACCGGTGGCGGTGCCGCGCCAGGCCCGCCCGGTTCCGGTACGCGCCGAGGACGTGCTCGCTCCGGCGGCGTCCGTACCGTCGGGGGGCGGTGGATGGTGGTCCCGGCAGGGACCGTCCACACCGGTCCAGGCGGGGCCGCCCGCGCCGCCGGCGGCCCCGGTGATCGGCGGCACCAGCGCGCGGGGACTGCCGGTGCGGGTGCCGATGGCGCAGCTCGCCGCGGTGACCCGTTCGGCGCGGCCGGAGCCGGCGCCGGCGGCCCGGCACGATCCGGATCCGGCGGCGGTCGGCGGCATGCTCTCCCGCCTCTACGGTGGGGTGCGGCGCGCCGAGGCCGAGGACACGACTGAGATACCCGTGCCGCCGCTCGGTGGTGGGCACAGCGAGGAG